The following is a genomic window from Akkermansiaceae bacterium.
AGGATGTCGGGTTTGAGTTCACCGGCGATGGCGGTGGCACCGAAGCGGCCGATTTCCTCGTGGGTGGCGATGGTGTAGAAAACGCGCAGGTTTTTAAGCTGCGACTTCGCGAGGATTTTGGCGATTTCCGCGACGACAAAACAGCCGAGGCCGTTGTCGAGGTAGGCGCCGTAGAAGGTGTCGTCTGAGAAGCCGTTTTTGATCGGACGGTTGAGGATGATCGGATCGCCTGGGCGGATGCCGAGTTTTTCGATCTTTTCCTTACAATTCTCACCGTGCATTTGCAGTTCGAGATACATCATCTCCGGTTTGAGTCCTTTATCACCGGTGCGCTGGGCAGGCTCGGAGAAATGGATCGCGCCGAGTGCCTCGATGGTGCCGCCTTCGATGCAGCGGTAGGTGCCTGGCTTTTTCGGGTCCTGGCTGAAGAGTTTCACCTCATGACCGACCAGGGTGCAGGGCAGAAAGGAGTCGGTGTTGACCCAGATTTTTCCATCCTTGTCGATGTTGCGGACCTGCATGCGGATCTTGTCGGCGTGGCCGATGATCATCGCGGAGGTCATGTCGTCCCGCCCCGGATGGGTGTCGATGACGATACCGGCGTTGCCTTTGAACTGGTGGATTGCCCATGACTTGGGCATGAATTTCTCAAAGTAGGGTTTCAGCACGCCGTAGGACATGGCTGCCTCGAGGCCGATCGGGCTGGGGGCGGCGAGCACCTCGCGCATGAATTCGAACTGGGCTTTGGGCATGGGCTTTTCCCAGGCTTGTTTGGATTTAGTGGATTTTTTAGCCATAATATAAGTTTGTTAGTTATTGGTTGAGACGTGCTGCTTTTTTGATCGCGGCAGGATAGAGTTGGTGTTCTTCGACTTGGATACGGGCGTGCAAGGTATCTGCGGTGTCCTCAGGATGCACAGGAACCCTGGCTTGGAGAATGATCGGGCCGGTGTCCATGCCGGCATCAACATAATGCACCGTGCAACCGGATTCGGTCGCGCCATCGTTGACCGCTTGTTTCCATGCCATCAGTCCGGGATAGGCGGGTAGCAGCGACGGGTGGATGTTGAGAATACGATTAGGAAAAATATCCAGCATCGGCTGTTTCACCAGACGCATGAATCCCGCGAGACAGACGAGGTCGACGCCCAGTGACTTGAGTTTGTTAGCCACCGCAGCCTGGGACTGATCGGGGAATTTGGTTTTGTAGCCTAAGCAATCGATTACTTCGGCAGGAATACCCGCCTTTTCAGCCCTTTCCAAAATATACGCATCCGGGTTATCCGAGAGCACCAGAACGATCTCGGCGTTGAGCGAGCCGTCCTCGATGGCATCGAGAATCGCCTGCATATTCGAGCCGGAGCCGGAGCCAAGTATTCCGAGTTTGAGTTTTTCATCCGCCGTGGACATGACTTGTTGCTATGCCAATCCACGCGTATTGTCCAACTTACAAACTCAATTTGTCATTAGAAACTGGTGCCGCGCCATACGGCGGGTGAGACACCGACACGATTCCGGAACACCCGCGAGAAATACGCCGCGTTTTGATAACCAACCTGGCGGCCGATTTCGGCTACGGGCAACTCCGTGTGGCTGAGCAATTCCTTGGCCAGCCTGACCCTCAAACGTTGTTGGTACGCCTGCGGTCCATCACCTGTCGCCGTTTTGAATTGCCTGCGAAAATGGGTGTAGCTCATACCCGATTTCTCCAACAAGGCATCGAAGTCAATGTCACCAGGGTAGTTTTCATCGACATGTTTGATGGCTTCGCTGATTTGATCCAACGCACCGCCGCGTGTCTGCCGTGCCTTCCAGTCCGACAGACGAGCCAGCAACCCCAGCATCTCGGCAGCCATCCGCGCCTGCAGCTCCTGTGTATCAGCCCGGTGAGTGGCCAGCCCGATCATGCCGTCCAGGATGGCTTCCAGCGCCTTTGACCCGGCATCACCCGGGCCGGTGGGCAGCACGCCGGCTTTCAGTTCCCCGGATTGTTCCAAGGCCTCGGCAACGGAGCCGTCAAACAAGACCCAGGCGGTGGCCCAGCCCGATGATTTGTCGGGATTATACAGGTGCCACCATCCGGGGGTTACCACCAACACATCTCCTGCGTTTAACGAGGTGTCCTTGCCGTTCCGGTCACGTAAAAAGCCACTCCCGGCACGCACGAACACCAGCGCGTAGATGTCAATGACCCGACCGCTGGCAGAGATATCATTCGCCCTACTGGTGAAGCTGCCGACACCATGCACACGCAACCCCCACACCCTGCTCGCCTCGGTGGGTTCAAGGTAGATACCGAATTTTTTCCGCCGCTCGTAGTTGTGGGCAGGGTAGCTGGGCCATGACATCTGGTCAAATCATACAACTCGTGGACAGATCGTGCAAGTATTCATTGAAATGGACAATATTTCCTGGGATGCGTGGTTTTTGTTATGTTCATTGCCTCAAAATCAGGCCACGTGTTTTCCAGCAATTTCATTGCAATCAAAACGTAATCATACCATGCACTGGCAAAACGACACCGAACTCTTCGCGCTCATGCGCGAGCACCTCTATACTGCCGTCGTAGGGGACATATTGGACAAACTCGGCTACCTCCATCAGTTTCTACCGCAGCGACTCCAACCACTACGTGAAGACATGGTGGTGGCGGGCCGCGCGATGACTGTCCTCGAAGGCGACTGCTTTGAGGAGCTATCCGGGACCGGGAAAAACCCGATACTCTCCCAACCCTTCGGCCTGATGCTCGATGCCCTGGATGCCCTCAAGGAAAACGATGTCTACATCTGTAGCGGCGCATCCCCGAGCTACGCGCTGTGGGGCGAGCTGATGAGCACACGCGCGATGAAATGCGGTGCCGTCGGCGCGGTGGTTGATGGATTTTCCCGTGATACCCGTGGCATTTACAAACTCAACTTCCCGACGTTTTCACATGGACGTTACGCCCAGGACCAGGCGCCACGGGGCAAGGTGCTCGATTACAACTGCCCGATCGAAATCGGCGGCATCCGTATCGAACCTGGACAAATCATCTTTGGCGACCTCGACGGCGTCATCGTCATCCCGAAGGAGATCGAAAAGGAAGTCATTCTAGCGGCCTACGAAAAAGCCACGGGTGAGAAAACCGTGCAGCAAAAAATCGAGGAAGGCATGTCCGCCCGCGAAGCCTACGACACCTACGGGATACTCTAACACTTTTAAACTCCAAATTTAAAATACCCATAAACATCATGAAAATCACCCACGTTGACGTCTGGCTTGTCGAAGGAATCAAATACAACTGGACCATGCTCAAGGTGCATACCGACACCGGACACACCGGGGTCGGTGAAGCCACCAACTGGCCGGGCTCCCCCATTGTTGAAGCTGCGGCCAAACACATTGGCGAACGTGTGGTCGGACTCGATCCGATGCGCACCGACTTCATCTGGACCAAGCTTTACCGCGACCTGAACTGGCTCGGCCCCTTCGGTGCCTCCATGTGTGCGATCAGCGGGCTCGATATGGCACTGCTCGACCTCAAGGGCAAGGTGCTCGGCGTCCCATGTTACGAATTGTTAGGAGGTGCTTTCAGAGACAAAATCCAGCTTTACGCGAACTACTGGTTTACTGGCGGCGGCCATACTCCGGAGGACTACGCCCGCCAGGCACGCGAGGTCATCGATGCCGGCTTCACCGGGCTTAAATTCGACCCCTTCGCCCACACCAACTACCTCTACGGCACCGACCTCAACACCAACCTTGCCCTGACCCAGGAAATGCAGGACCGCGCCTACGAAGTCACCGCCGCCGTGCGTGATGCCGTTGGTCCAGGCACCGACATGATGATCGAGACCCACGCGATGATGAACGGACAGATGGCCGTCAAGATGGCGGAACGACTCGCCCCACTCGGCATGACCTGGTATGAGGAGCCCGCCGGACCGGAAAACGCC
Proteins encoded in this region:
- a CDS encoding helix-turn-helix transcriptional regulator, with translation MSWPSYPAHNYERRKKFGIYLEPTEASRVWGLRVHGVGSFTSRANDISASGRVIDIYALVFVRAGSGFLRDRNGKDTSLNAGDVLVVTPGWWHLYNPDKSSGWATAWVLFDGSVAEALEQSGELKAGVLPTGPGDAGSKALEAILDGMIGLATHRADTQELQARMAAEMLGLLARLSDWKARQTRGGALDQISEAIKHVDENYPGDIDFDALLEKSGMSYTHFRRQFKTATGDGPQAYQQRLRVRLAKELLSHTELPVAEIGRQVGYQNAAYFSRVFRNRVGVSPAVWRGTSF
- the purN gene encoding phosphoribosylglycinamide formyltransferase produces the protein MSTADEKLKLGILGSGSGSNMQAILDAIEDGSLNAEIVLVLSDNPDAYILERAEKAGIPAEVIDCLGYKTKFPDQSQAAVANKLKSLGVDLVCLAGFMRLVKQPMLDIFPNRILNIHPSLLPAYPGLMAWKQAVNDGATESGCTVHYVDAGMDTGPIILQARVPVHPEDTADTLHARIQVEEHQLYPAAIKKAARLNQ
- a CDS encoding RraA family protein, with amino-acid sequence MHWQNDTELFALMREHLYTAVVGDILDKLGYLHQFLPQRLQPLREDMVVAGRAMTVLEGDCFEELSGTGKNPILSQPFGLMLDALDALKENDVYICSGASPSYALWGELMSTRAMKCGAVGAVVDGFSRDTRGIYKLNFPTFSHGRYAQDQAPRGKVLDYNCPIEIGGIRIEPGQIIFGDLDGVIVIPKEIEKEVILAAYEKATGEKTVQQKIEEGMSAREAYDTYGIL
- a CDS encoding M28 family peptidase, which produces MAKKSTKSKQAWEKPMPKAQFEFMREVLAAPSPIGLEAAMSYGVLKPYFEKFMPKSWAIHQFKGNAGIVIDTHPGRDDMTSAMIIGHADKIRMQVRNIDKDGKIWVNTDSFLPCTLVGHEVKLFSQDPKKPGTYRCIEGGTIEALGAIHFSEPAQRTGDKGLKPEMMYLELQMHGENCKEKIEKLGIRPGDPIILNRPIKNGFSDDTFYGAYLDNGLGCFVVAEIAKILAKSQLKNLRVFYTIATHEEIGRFGATAIAGELKPDILIGSDVNHDYDAAPGIGAKRMNPLAMGKGFTLTNGSITSEYLNTLIEKACQANKIPYQVDFAGRDTGTDAMAASLAGIDSASTSIGFPIRNMHTISETGHTTDVLAAIHAMVETFKAMDTMNRGKGITRDDLKNGHPRLDDAKAL
- a CDS encoding mandelate racemase/muconate lactonizing enzyme family protein: MKITHVDVWLVEGIKYNWTMLKVHTDTGHTGVGEATNWPGSPIVEAAAKHIGERVVGLDPMRTDFIWTKLYRDLNWLGPFGASMCAISGLDMALLDLKGKVLGVPCYELLGGAFRDKIQLYANYWFTGGGHTPEDYARQAREVIDAGFTGLKFDPFAHTNYLYGTDLNTNLALTQEMQDRAYEVTAAVRDAVGPGTDMMIETHAMMNGQMAVKMAERLAPLGMTWYEEPAGPENANTLRALRERLPGNVSICVGERHYTRHGFRPVLEQHVCDIVMPDITRCGGPSEMKRIATMAEAYNVLVAPHNPNGPLSTLASAHVCASIPNFFRCEFMKNDVPWRDEVITHPIDVRDGHLHLSDRPGLGVDLIEEEMEKHPGIRELNGKENFYV